From a region of the Mercurialis annua linkage group LG1-X, ddMerAnnu1.2, whole genome shotgun sequence genome:
- the LOC126664515 gene encoding UDP-glycosyltransferase 91C1, with protein MENSRKLHIVMFPWLAMGHLIPFLKFSNILAQKGHKISFISTPKNLQKLSKVPSSSVSLISFALPSIPGLPPFAETTTDVPYTKQQLLKKAFDLLESPLTTFLESVKPDWVIYDYASHWLPSIASKIGISSAFFSLFTAATLSFTGPPPSLMMNGDSRLAAEDFASVPKWVPFETNVKFHIHEVTKYVEKTEADETGPNDGVRFGFSAGKADVIIIRSSPEFESEWFDLYGKMSEKRIIPVGFLPPREVEEEDSDEEEWDNIRLWLDKKEAKSVVYVALGTEAALTQEEVNELALGLEKSRSPFFWVLKNPPGSTRNAMEMLPDGFEQRVKDHGVIYNGWVPQVKILRHEAVGVFLTHCGWNSIIEGLSFNRILILFPVLNDQGLNARLLEEKKLGLEIPRNELDGTFTSDSVAELVRKAKADGLEDLAKEMRDLFRDRDENNQIVEQVVHYLEENRIS; from the coding sequence ATGGAAAACAGCAGAAAGCTGCATATAGTAATGTTTCCATGGCTAGCCATGGGACATCTAATACCATTTCTAAAATTCTCCAACATTTTAGCTCAAAAAGGTCATAAAATTTCTTTCATTTCAACCCCGAAAAACCTACAAAAACTTTCAAAAGTACCCTCTTCTTCAGTTTCTTTAATATCGTTTGCCTTACCTTCCATACCAGGACTGCCACCTTTTGCAGAGACTACTACAGATGTACCCTATACTAAGCAACAGCTACTAAAGAAGGCTTTTGATTTGCTTGAATCGCCATTAACCACTTTCCTAGAATCCGTAAAACCGGACTGGGTTATTTACGATTATGCTTCTCATTGGCTACCATCCATAGCTTCCAAGATTGGTATCTCATCGGCTTTCTTTAGTTTATTCACTGCTGCAACATTATCCTTCACTGGCCCACCTCCGTCATTGATGATGAACGGCGATTCCCGTTTGGCAGCGGAGGACTTTGCCAGCGTGCCGAAGTGGGTTCCGTTTGAGACTAATGTTAAGTTTCATATCCATGAGGTGACAAAGTATGTAGAGAAAACAGAAGCGGATGAAACCGGACCAAATGATGGAGTTAGGTTCGGTTTTTCTGCGGGAAAAGCTGATGTCATTATCATTAGAAGCTCGCCCGAGTTTGAATCGGAGTGGTTTGATCTGTACGGCAAGATGAGTGAAAAACGGATCATTCCGGTCGGGTTCCTGCCACCCAGGGAAGTAGAAGAGGAGGATAGTGATGAGGAGGAATGGGATAATATTAGATTATGGTTAGATAAGAAGGAAGCTaagtcagttgtatatgttGCTTTAGGAACTGAGGCTGCTTTGACTCAAGAAGAAGTCAACGAGTTGGCTCTCGGCTTGGAAAAGTCAAGGTCTCCTTTCTTCTGGGTGCTCAAGAACCCACCTGGGTCGACTCGGAATGCAATGGAAATGCTGCCAGATGGGTTCGAGCAGCGAGTTAAGGATCACGGAGTCATATACAATGGATGGGTGCCCCAGGTGAAGATACTACGTCATGAGGCTGTTGGGGTGTTCTTGACTCACTGCGGCTGGAACTCCATCATTGAAGGACTCTCATTTAATAGGATTTTGATTCTGTTTCCAGTTTTAAATGATCAGGGATTAAATGCAAGGTTATTAGAGGAGAAAAAACTTGGGTTAGAGATACCGCGAAATGAGTTAGATGGGACATTTACGTCCGACTCGGTGGCGGAGCTGGTGAGGAAGGCAAAAGCAGATGGCTTGGAAGACTTGGCAAAGGAGATGAGAGACCTGTTTAGGGATAGAGATGAGAACAACCAAATTGTTGAACAAGTTGTCCATTACCTGGAAGAAAACAGGATCTCGTAG